TCGTCTGAATATTGCATTTCCCTGTACCGCCTGGGACTTACCAATATTCAGATTACAGAGATGAGAGAACTAGTTGATTCACTAGAATCGAGGCCTTACTTCAAAATTGAAAAAGTGCGGGCCGGGACTCTAGGCTATCAGTGGATTTGTTCGCTGTGTTGTGACCCTGTAAGTTGTCATCGTCCCCCATTTTGTTCCTGTTTCATTCTCCCTTACCCTTCTTCCAGCGCAGAATAGCTGGCCAGAGGAATGCACCTCTGGACTCCTCAATAAAGTTCTCTCTACTTGAACACAGGGGAATGGCTCGTGCAAGAAGTTGGATGAAATTTAGATAATTTGATAATTTCTCACAACGCACGTAACTTATGTAATTTTGTTCAAACATAATATTGTTCAAAAACACGGACAAGCTGCAAGACAGGGCGTTTTATACCTATGCACAGCGTTCAGATAAAGGGGCACTGCTGAATACCTTAGTTAAATGGCGACGCATTATACAGATGAATGAATATATATCCTATACACACACTGATGGGGTATGCGTGCCATGTGCAAATTTCAGATGGCAGGTGTTCTGAAGGTTCGGTTAAGGAAAGCGACTTCAAACAATCTCAGCATCCGAGTTTTCTACGCAAATGAAGGAAGCGAGCATTTGATTTCATTAGCGCAGGAAGAATGTATTTCTGCATACAGAAAGCGGAAAGAAAACTTGCACATAACAGGAGGGGAAAATAACGCGCCACACTCCTCATAATAAACACTGTTCTCATCAACTAGAGCAAGACGTCGAACAGTAAAGTCAAATGGCCACTTCAGTTCAAATCTCTATAGTTGCTAGGAGTGTCCGAAATACACAAGGAATGTGCAATGATAGCGGAGTGCGCCTCACCAACAGTTCGGGCACATGGTGGCGCACAGGCGAAGAACGCCGAGCCTTCGTCAACGGAAGATGCCCGTCGCTCCTTGAGCGAACTCCGGGTTGTCACGAGGCAGGACCCTGTGCTGGGCTCAGGTGGTTGGGCATTCCAGGTTCTCTTTGTAAAGTCCGGAAGCTCGGGCTCAAGGCCCGACAGCTCGATCGCGCTCCCGACAGGCGCTGGTTTTCCTGGTTCTCCCTTAGGCCCGACCACCGCCACGCCATTCCAGGGTTTACTTGCTtcctggtttgtttgtttgtttgtttgtttgtttgtttgtttgtttgtttgtttgtttgtttgtttgtttgtttgttagccTCTGAGAGTGAATCATACCCACTATCGGGGATTGGCCAATAATCGGGTAATTTAATAAAAAGATTAAACGAATCTAACGACGATCACTTTTGAAAATTTTGAATAGTTGCAAGAAAGAAGTCAGATAATTTTTTAAGAATTTAGCAAGGGAATCGTCCTGATTGAGTTGTGCATTTCACCACAGCTGAATCAACATCCCTATGATAGTGTCCCAGAGAAGAGGCTGCGGAAGATAGAATATCGGGAATCGATATATATATCCAATACAGCACCATGAAATTGCTTTTTTTAAAGTATGTTTTCCTAATGGTGAAAGGCGGGGATATGACGGGAAGAAGTGTTCCCAATGTCTCACGCTCACCATAGTAAGAGCACTAGGGGAAGGGCACCACACCAGATCGACGCAGGTAATAGCGTGATGTAGGTATtcgacatctcaattttgtaaacaGGACTTCAAATTTTCTATTGCGGCAGAAGTTTCTGCTCCAAGGAAACAAGAGGTGTCGGATATCCGTTAAATTAGTTAATTATAGGTTCAAAGATTCTTCCATGACTGCGCGTCTCCAGAACTTAAGCAGCAGTTCTGAAAGCTGATACTGAAAAGATCGGAATACAAATGGGACCACTAAGAGCCGCTCTCGCCTAGAAGTCTGCTATGCAATAATATCTAATCCTTTGTCACCAGGCACCCATACCAATCCAATTAGTGTTaaggtctctcctcaaatccacgcatcaatctttcgccttttactaaagatttaaaaaaaaagtgagagggTATTAGAGAATAAAATGCAcgtgatatatatatgtatgtaagCCACTATTTGCAGTGAGAGCTGAAAATAAAGTTAAAGAATCCATTACTACTACAACCTCCCAGATTGTGGAGTTCACTTTTGTGAAGCCAATGTAACTGCAAAAACTCAGCAAAATTACGGGCCTGTAATTAGGAACTCTTAAAGAGAACGACCAGTATAAAACGGAAGAGGCAATTTTAATTCCCGATTTTTCTTCTGATTGTGATGCATCTTTCACTATGACGGCGTTTCTTTTTAGCTCCGATAAATGATCTTGTAACAGTATATTGTAAGAAAGTAATTTCGCGTTGTCTGGATGTACGTCGTCAAATATAATCTGGAGATTCCCACTCGCACTGGCAATGAGAGGGATCTCAGATAATCGTGCATGTAAGGGACCAAGTATTGATCGTATGAAGAAGACCTGAGGAGTGTGAAACTGATGCCACGAAGATTGAAAAAGATATATTACAAGCTCATACACAAATATTATTTGTAATTTTACAGACGACTCGTACATTTTTAAGAACGTTTGGACAACTAATAGCCGAAATCAACACGAAAGATACGGCAATCATGCTTCTAGGTACAGTGCATTGTTGGCGACGAACTTTGGTAAACCCAGGCACAGGCGTAAAGCTTCCCGTTGCAGAACAAGGGGATGTAATTTACATGCCGGCACACCTCAATATAGAATGCATCCAAATTCCAAAATTGGCTGTACGGACATTCTATAAATCATCACAAGACAGCCTCTCCGCATTTCCGGTCGACTGCTGCCAAGCCTCTTTGGCATTCAAACCACTCACACTCCTTATTTATTTGTATGTTCAATGTGCTTGCGCCAACTAAGCTGGTTATCATATATTATGCCAAGGTACTTTACCGAGTCTACGTGAGGTATATTCTGCAGGCGGTAGCTAAGATTTACGTGCATTGGATCCCTTATAGGAAAAACTACTATTCAGCATTTTCTCACGTTTCCTGGCAAACAGGTATGTTTGCCATCGACTGCATAAAAAATGGATGTGATTGTCTGATGATTGTCATCTGCACACACATACGTGTATATGTCATTATGGCAAAGTAAGGAGCTTAGTAATACGTTAAAACAATAAAAGTTAAGTGACAGCTCCTTGTGGAACCCCACGCAACTGCCGATGTCTGAAGAAAATCATTTCACAGAGCAATAAACTCGCTGTCAGTTTGAAATTCACTACACCATTTTGTTATATATTTTGGCAAATCAAGGTGTGTTAACACATTCCATAATACTTCATGCTCTGCAATATCATATGCTTTTAATGTATCTAAAGTTACTAGATATTCAATTTTTCTCTGGTGTCCTACTAGTTATATCCCGCTATTCACGTCCACATAAGCATGAGAAATGCAACAGCCACATCTAAAACCAATTTGACAAGGGCTGAGTGCATCTGTGTCCTctactaatttcataaaaggaaCATTCAGGATCCTTTCTATTAATTTAGCCAAATGAGAGGTTAGGGCAATTGGTCGAATACTGTCCAGCGTGAACACGTCACCATTATACCTAAGAACCGGAATATTTTAGCAACTTTCCAACTGGAATGTATGCACGAAAACTGAATAGCTTATTACGCCTAAAAGGTCACATGGAGACTCCTTGAATaaactttttaaaatttttgtggTTACTCCATCCGCACCAGGGGTGTAATATGGCAGACTTCGCACTGCTGTATACCCAGCCCAGCATATATTGTTCTCTGTAAAATTATCTTGCCGAATTCGTAACTTGGTACATGGAGATAATAAGGAAGCGAATAAACTATTTAAACCCTTTGTAAGTTCTCCTATCATTTGCGTCATTTCTTCTCCAGTGAAAACCATCGAGAAAATGTTACTCGTTTGCCGCACTATTTTTCTGCTACCAAAATAATTGAAGAGTGCGCTCGTTTTTCGATTTTGATGGATAATCCAAATGTTTCCAATCATAGTCGTAATCTGCTTTAGAAACTTTACATTCCATTTCACATTTCACAGCAGTTACGCATAGTCTAGCGTCTGGCGAAAGTCAGCGTGACCGGCGGCGTTAGGCGCGCTTCGGCGTGGCTGGCGTGGTAATCAAACGTGTCCCATCTCGAGCCAAAGCCTCTAGACCAGACTGCAACGCGCGCCACTTTTGCTGGCCTTGGCTGACCGGTGGCATGCCGACCTACACTTGGGTTTCGCAGAAGCGACCATGCCGAGTTTCACGCCTTCGCCAAACAAGAAAGCGCTCCGTCGGCGCGAACTTGTGCGCGTGCGCCGCGACAAtagggacttttagcgtgtccggtatccgggaaagcgcgggcggttttccggtttagcgggg
This genomic window from Dermacentor albipictus isolate Rhodes 1998 colony chromosome 9, USDA_Dalb.pri_finalv2, whole genome shotgun sequence contains:
- the LOC139049819 gene encoding uncharacterized protein, translated to MKMCCWTPPTYSCRSGLKSPDGDDLEVTSRSSLQKSASQPYELRSNVVLDHPEYMYNELRKEDFGDIALSVKRTEETPYFAYSEAAKQMTFPDLSGHFDISGNLRYFVPQNPDKEASKPWNGVAVVGPKGEPGKPAPVGSAIELSGLEPELPDFTKRTWNAQPPEPSTGSCLVTTRSSLKERRASSVDEGSAFFACAPPCARTVGEAHSAIIAHSLCISDTPSNYRDLN